The following are from one region of the Brienomyrus brachyistius isolate T26 chromosome 13, BBRACH_0.4, whole genome shotgun sequence genome:
- the LOC125706095 gene encoding troponin I, fast skeletal muscle-like isoform X1: MSEKKMSTSRKHNLKSLMLSIAKNLLQAEKTQLEADRIKYMDENCPALSMPGSMQDLQELCKKLHHQIDKVDEDRYDLAAKVEKGNKEIEDLKINVQDLKGKFKKPALKKVRMSADAMLKALLGSKHTVNMDLRANLKQVKKEVKEEEKEAVGDWRKNIEDKAGMDGRKKMFESEA, encoded by the exons ATGTCTGA GAAAAAGATGTCCACCTCCCGAAAGCATAATCTCAAG AGCTTGATGCTCTCGATTGCTAAGAATTTGCTGCAGGCAGAGAAAACGCAGCTTGAAGCAGACAGGATCAAGTATATGGATGAAAACTGCCCTGCACTGTCCATGCCTGGATCTATGCAAGACCTGCAG GAGCTGTGCAAAAAGCTCCACCATCAGATTGACAAGGTGGACGAGGACAGATACGACTTAGCGGCCAAAGTGGAGAAGGGCAATAAGGAG ATTGAAGACCTAAAGATTAACGTACAGGACCTGAAGGGCAAGTTCAAGAAGCCGGCCCTGAAGAAGGTGCGCATGTCTGCCGATGCCATGCTGAAGGCTCTGCTGGGCTCCAAGCACACGGTCAACATGGACCTGAGGGCCAACCTGAAGCAAGTGAAGAAGGAGGTCAAGGAGGAG GAAAAAGAAGCAGTTGGTGATTGGCGCAAGAACATCGAGGACAAGGCTGGCATGGACGGCAGGAAGAAGATGTTTGAGTCCGAGGCTTAA
- the LOC125706095 gene encoding troponin I, fast skeletal muscle-like isoform X2 encodes MSEKKMSTSRKHNLKSLMLSIAKNLLQAEKTQLEADRIKYMDENCPALSMPGSMQDLQELCKKLHHQIDKVDEDRYDLAAKVEKGNKEIEDLKINVQDLKGKFKKPALKKVRMSADAMLKALLGSKHTVNMDLRANLKQVKKEVKEEEKEAVGDWRKNIEDKAGMDGRKKMFESEA; translated from the exons GAAAAAGATGTCCACCTCCCGAAAGCATAATCTCAAG AGCTTGATGCTCTCGATTGCTAAGAATTTGCTGCAGGCAGAGAAAACGCAGCTTGAAGCAGACAGGATCAAGTATATGGATGAAAACTGCCCTGCACTGTCCATGCCTGGATCTATGCAAGACCTGCAG GAGCTGTGCAAAAAGCTCCACCATCAGATTGACAAGGTGGACGAGGACAGATACGACTTAGCGGCCAAAGTGGAGAAGGGCAATAAGGAG ATTGAAGACCTAAAGATTAACGTACAGGACCTGAAGGGCAAGTTCAAGAAGCCGGCCCTGAAGAAGGTGCGCATGTCTGCCGATGCCATGCTGAAGGCTCTGCTGGGCTCCAAGCACACGGTCAACATGGACCTGAGGGCCAACCTGAAGCAAGTGAAGAAGGAGGTCAAGGAGGAG GAAAAAGAAGCAGTTGGTGATTGGCGCAAGAACATCGAGGACAAGGCTGGCATGGACGGCAGGAAGAAGATGTTTGAGTCCGAGGCTTAA
- the LOC125706096 gene encoding troponin I, fast skeletal muscle-like — MSEKKMSSSRKHHLKSLMISIAKNLLEAEKTQTDADRIKYMDENCPALSMPGSMQDLQELCKKFHQQIDKIDEERYDLETKVNKGIKEIEDLKIKIQDMKGKFKKPALRKVRMSADAMLKALLGSKHTVNLDLRANLKQVKKEVKEEEKEAVGDWRKNIEDKAGMDGRKKMFESEA, encoded by the exons ATGTCTGA GAAAAAGATGAGCTCGAGTCGTaagcaccatctgaag AGCTTGATGATCTCGATTGCTAAGAATTTGCTGGAGGCTGAGAAAACGCAGACTGATGCAGACAGGATCAAGTATATGGATGAAAACTGCCCTGCACTGTCCATGCCTGGATCTATGCAAGACCTGCAG GAGCTGTGCAAAAAGTTCCACCAGCAGATTGATAAGATTGATGAAGAGAGATACGACCTGGAAACTAAAGTAAACAAAGGGATTAAGGAG ATTGAAGACCTGAAGATTAAAATTCAGGACATGAAGGGCAAGTTCAAGAAGCCGGCCCTGAGGAAGGTGCGCATGTCTGCCGATGCCATGCTGAAGGCTCTGTTGGGCTCCAAGCACACGGTCAACTTGGACCTGAGGGCCAACCTGAAGCAAGTGAAGAAGGAGGTCAAGGAGGAG GAGAAAGAAGCCGTTGGTGATTGGCGCAAGAACATTGAAGATAAGGCTGGTATGGATGGCAGGAAGAAGATGTTTGAGTCCGAGGCTTAA
- the LOC125706097 gene encoding troponin I, fast skeletal muscle-like, producing the protein MSEKKMTSSRRHHLKSLVLQIAKSLLEAEASELEAEKAQYMSENCPSMSLPGSLQELQELCKKLHQQIDKVDEERYDLGSKVEKSNKEIEDLKIKVVDLKGKFQKPALKKVRMSADAMLKALLGSKHTVNLDLRANLKQVKKEVREEEKEAVGDWRKNIEDKAGMGGRKKMFESDA; encoded by the exons ATGTCTGA GAAAAAGATGACATCAAGCCGTAGGCATCATCTGAAG AGCCTGGTGCTTCAGATTGCAAAGAGTTTGCTGGAAGCTGAAGCTTCTGAGCTAGAAGCTGAGAAGGCCCAGTACATGTCTGAGAACTGCCCCTCTATGTCCCTGCCAGGATCATTACAGGAGCTGCAG GAGCTGTGCAAAAAGCTCCACCAGCAGATCGATAAGGTGGATGAAGAGAGATATGATTTGGGAAGCAAAGTGGAGAAGTCCAACAAGGAG ATTGAAGACCTGAAGATTAAAGTGGTTGACCTGAAGGGCAAGTTTCAGAAGCCGGCACTGAAGAAGGTGCGCATGTCTGCCGATGCCATGCTGAAGGCTCTGCTGGGCTCCAAGCACACGGTCAACTTGGATCTGAGGGCCAACCTGAAGCAAGTGAAGAAGGAGGTCAGGGAGGAG GAGAAAGAAGCAGTTGGTGATTGGCGTAAGAACATTGAAGACAAGGCCGGTATGGGCGGAAGGAAGAAGATGTTTGAGTCTGATGCTTAA